Genomic window (Penaeus vannamei isolate JL-2024 chromosome 7, ASM4276789v1, whole genome shotgun sequence):
CCAGCAGGCATTTACACCCAATTTACCATGCGATGATTAGATGCAATTTGTTTTGAATGGTAAAAGCAAAAATATTTAActaattttacaaaatatattaatGCCTAATACCATTTTTGTGTATCTTTATTCTAGATCTCTGCAGTAGGGAAAGAATTAGAGCAATGGCTTTAGGTTCCCATTTGTTTTGTAGAACTGACTTCCCTTTGTTTATTGTGTATTTGTCTTCCTCATTATGAACCCAATTGGTTAGCTTGATTTCCAATCTTATCCAAAATGCCTTATTGATTTTTACTTCGTTTCATCACGTCTCATACTTGTCTCTGTTCTAGTCAGGAGTAGAAGCGAAATGAAAGAAGTAGAAAACTGTTAGCAGAACAAATAGTGTACTATGCAGTGCCCCAAGGATTTTTTTTGTGGTATTGCTCTTGTACCATTATTTCAAGACGCCTTTCTCAACTTGCTTGGTTTGGCATACTGATAAATGGTAGAAAGATGGAAAATATCCACCTGAATAAGCTTGACTAGTTTATTCAAACTAAGATTTTCGGACAGTTGAAAGAAATTTTGGTTTTGGTGTATTCTGGTtataaaagggggggaaataattattccctttttttttcagaaatgggTTGGCTGAAGAAACGTGAAGATTGGATATTCATTGTAACCAGTGCCCATTATTAGATTGAAGGAAAATGGTAAGTTTATTTTCCAagtattttttaatgtattagAAGTAATATTACTTGGTCAAATATTTCTTGAACCTTTGAATTAATGATACCTTTCATTGTGTGTTGGTTTAGGGTAACAAACTATTGTAGGTAAAGGGAAGATCGCCCTTATAGTTTAATTTCATTTGATTAATGAATAAATTTGGTTTTATAGTTGTATATTAATGACCTGCTTTACATAGGTTCTTAAATTTCTTAAACTGTGATTTGTTTGATTtgttaaatatattacatattcaaAAGTTTTCAGTATATAGGTTGTGTAGAGTAATTCtcttttctgcttattttttatttatttattttatttttttctggtaattTTGTTCTTTTACCATTATTTCAACATGCCTTTCTCAACTTGCTTGGCTTGGCTTAATGAAAAGATggtagaaaaatggaaaatatccaCCTGAATAAGCTTGACTGGTTTATTCAAACTAAGATTTTCGGACAGttgaatgtaaatattttttcttgtaataACAAAGAGAAATGCTTTCTTCCTAAATAAATGTTCTTTTTCCAGCAATGTTTTTGCCGAAGAACTAATGCGAAGCCGAAGATACCTTTAAGGACAACTGGATGGCTTCATGAAAAaggtatatagatttttttttttttgttttttcaatctTTGATTCATAAGATTGTTATTGGATGGAAATATATACTGAATAGTATGAAATTTTGAACCCAGTTTTATCTTTGCTTTCTCATCTCTGTTTGGTGTAACATTCAATAATAGATCAAAAGAGCGCCTTGACATGAGTGAACTGGTTTCATTACGATACATTATGAGTCACTATTTTTGTCTATATTATGATGTATTTTGTTTTGTAGGTATATTTGGAGTGGTTTAATTAGTTTAAAAAATCAGTGATTTATAATAAAACTTAATAAAGATTTATCCAAGTTTTGTCTCCATGCTTCACTCCAGTCTACTTATTAGAAAGTAAAATATTGAgactacatttatatttttttcttggtcaGGCTGCCATATACACGCCTCTTGTTTCATCTATGGTACTGTTTCATATTTGAATTTGAACTTTAATTGTAATATTGCAAAAAATGTTAGTACCATCATTCAAAGACGTCTTTCTCAACTTGCTTGGCTTGGCGTAACAGTCGATGGTAGAAAAAGTTGAAACCTGCAATCCAATAAACTTCATAGTTGTTTTGGAGTCTGTTTTCAGACAGGAattgaatttgtttttttatgatggcTAAATACTCGAATTGTATTTTACTTATATCCATATTCCTTTCAGATGTGTAGCAGAATAGTTTGTGCCATCAGAGTGTAAATCAggtgtgtattcatctatatttaaTATTTCTCTCTAGTTAATGTTTTCATGATAATGCAACAACTGCAAGCAAAGAAATACTTTATACATCTTAGCATGGTCAGAACGATTCCTTGGAAAAATGGATTTTCCCCTGTTACATTACAAGACTTGTTAATAGTAGCTATAAATCCATTCTAACTGGATGATGGTTTGTGTCAAGGGGAACCAGGATCAGATGCCAGGTTGCAAATAAACATACCATGCACAATTGAACCTGATATAAGTTTTTTTTGCTTTAAACAGTTGTGCATTTTTTTGACCCTGACTTCAAAATTAGACTATAACTTATAGCCTCATTTCCTCAAAATTCATTTATGGAAGTATAGAGTATGGTAAATTAATGATTTTTATACCTCTTGATTTTTGTGCATGTCAGAACCAAATGAGCAAATAACTTGGAACAGGTGGCATGGATACTTGTGCCTGATACACATAAGTTGTGATAAAATGTCATTAGAAGTGGGTTGAACAAAATGTGAATACCAATTAGCATATTCTTTCATCCTTATTATactgaagtgggagaggggaaggtgcttATGAAAATATTTGGGATATCAGTAAATAACCTACAAAACTTCCCAATGTTTTACAtgcattattattgtcttgtCTTTTAAGTGGTTCAGGTTAATTGGTAATCTTGATTCATAATTTCACCTGAAGTTTCATGCTGTAAGCAGTTATTCTTATCAGATTCATAGTGGAAGAAAAGACTAAGCTCTTGATCCCATTATAAATTGATTGTGCAAGCCAATTTATAGTGAATAGGAAGGTTTGCATTTATCCAAGGAGTTTGCACCATCACTAACATGCCATTTGCAGCTCCTCTGTGTTGGCATAATTATGATGGTAGATAAAATGAAGGTTCCTATCCAAGTTAACATTTATTGTTTATATGGAGTAATATGTTCAGACATTTGGATTTAGTTATGGAAGGAAAAGCTAAATTTTAACCTATGAGCTGCATTAAGAACTTGGCACAAAGAACTAAGAAGGTTTTGTCTGTAACTTTACGATATACTTGAACAAAGGTGTGGGTGTAAtgggatatgatatatatagcaaGAGGAATAGAACTAGTGTTTTATTGCAAATGTAATTCTAAGATAAGAGGGAGTATTATGCCAATAGTGGTATAAATGTCTTATGGCCTTTCCTTTCAGTTTATTTGTAGATATTAAAATCTACTATCTTAGGGATATATGGTATTTTCAAACTATAATTGTATTTCTTTCAAAGATGTATGAACTATTTTATACTTAAAAATAGAATGAAACGTAGATGTTCTTCACTAATTTCTTCTACATTTCAAGCAGTATTCAGGGAGAAAAAGCTTATCACCAAGCAAGGATCCATATTTTGAATTTAAACTTTCTCAAAGGAATTGGGTTGATACAGGTGATATCCATCCAAATTTAGATACTTATAAATAATGAATGTATACTCTACTTGGTATATGCATATTGATTATATTACTGGGATGTTTCTCCACAAGGATATTTTTAGGAGTACTCAATGTTGCCGTAGAAGAGGAACGTTTCTGCTTAGTTGAACCTGGACTTGTTACGTTTTCTAGTacaaaaacgaaaattaaaaagGAATCATTTTTAACTTGGGATTTTATGGCAGTGCGATAGTGTAAACACATTAAGAAGTTTGACCAATGCTATTACTTTTTTCAGATCCAGCCCAGTCTCGCTCTCCTTCAAGGATAAAATATTGCTTGGACTTTGCAAGCACAACCACAAAATGGATTTGTTAATATGTATTGTATTTTATAATAAAGTATTCTTAATAAAAAGAATTTCTTTCCTTTCAGtagatgatatttatataattgaaTTTCCAACACTTGTTACGATGATTCATTGAGTTATAATTAAGCAGTTATACAAACACAATATTTTCATGTATTAGTCTGCAATCTTTTATTGTCCAGGCATTATTTCTTGACAAGTGTAGTTGGAGGTTGTTACAAATCAAGGTGCTTTATCTGTTTAGAATAAACCAACTGAATATCAGGTGAATCTTCGATTACTGTCATAATGCTATTACTAAACTAATTACTATAATGTTCAGTATGATGCCCATGGACATTgaccatcattgtttttattattgtcataataggTATGCCACTGCCACAGTATGACTTAGGCAAAACTTTCATGATTATTTTACCAACATTGTTAATACAAATaactatattgatattaatattgcaCAATGGCAGGTGATAATGTTCAGTgttagaagaataagaaagtgaCCTTCAGAAGATACCTAAATAGATGTGGGTGGAATACTATGGCGGAAAAGAATCTGAAAATGGGTTATATCTTTTTGGGAACAAAATCAGGTGGCCAGATGTGACATGGCTTGATAAGGGCACCAGTTCCCACAGAATTATCCTCCTTTCAGAAATGCAAGTCAAAGTCACACAGAAAATGATGCTAACATTTATTTAACCTTTTTATATTAAGCATTTTAGTCCTCCTGATTCCACATTAAGTAAATATACTATTTCTTTAGAATTATACTGTTGCTCATGAGTATATTGACAGGTATGTCTGAAAGGCAGTATTACTGTCTCAACAATAATGGTTAAGAAGAAAACCGCTTTTTTAGCATCAAATCTACACGGAACAATTGTAGATGAGCAGAGAATGTATGTAGAAATCCCAGTGCGACAGACACCTTATCAAATCAACACCAAAGAGAAACAGGTAtcaaaaactaaagaaaacaaaacaaaaagaaacgcaACACACCATTACCACCATGTGTACTCCGATTCTCAAGATGAATATTTCATAAGACGTTTTTTCGAGGTACTGATTTAGATATTGCCTTAATATAGATGCAGTCTCTCACTTATTTTTCTGCCTTCTTTGCCATGTAAATTTTGGATGTGCTATTACACAGATTCTTATACTCGTCATTGAGTCTAGCCATTTTTAGCTCTCAGTACTACCATTCAGTTACCCCAAAGCTATATTGTATAGTCGGCATTGCTAAGTTGTCAGTTGTTGGTTTTGCGCTTGTggaatattttttcctgttttatattttaatattcattatacactcACTTTCATCTATGCCGGGGTATAACCGCTGTTTTAATCTGATCCATTGATATCTTATTTTTATCCAGTTCCGAGTCAACTTGTGGTACTcagcttctcatttttttctttatgatgcGTTTTTGCACATTTATTTAATACAGAACTCTTTTTGATGTCATTGCTGATTACCCTCTTTAGGCACAAGATCGGCCATGCAAAACAGGTTACCTTATCGTTACACTTGCTGTTCATCTCTTGTCCGTGTCCACATAGATTTCTGATATTAACGGTACTAATTTCAAACGTAGTAATAAAGTAGGGAGGGAATCGCTATGGACTATCCTTATTTTTTATAACAGCGCCTTGACAACACGTGTGATTTCGGCATTTGTCTTCATTGCCTTTTTGTGAAATTTGTTTGTTACAGTTGTAGATTAACAATCCAACTCTTTGAaacatgattttttaaaatctgtcCAGGATATTGaagttctttatccttttttttagaaATCGTCGAAAATCATTTAGTTACTCAGAAGTCGATATTTGTATCTATAAAATTCTAGCACAAACATTTTCGTTCTGGTGATGTCACTGGTTAAGTTGTTTATAACTGCGCCCTGAAATGACTAAAATGATATCGTATATTGTGTAAGAAAGTGTGATTTGGTCTAATTCTTTGGCATGCCAGCTTCATAATGTACAATCTGAACAACTATTCTGGCATTTTTAGCGTATCTTGAAAAATAGCCAAAAAAAATATTGCGCCTGACCGAACTACTGCtgcatgtttatcattatcattaaaattagtaTTGACcctaaatcatcattataatgattattgttatcattattatcataatcattgattagaattattgtcattgttttgattatgattatcattactttcatagcGTCGTtgtcatccttatgattatcattttgattgttataCTATTTCTGTTCACGCCCGATgttggggatcacccctaccttagaGAGCGACCCTCCAGATCCTCcactctatcactttctctgccattctctctccttccctcccctctctctctttctctttccatctcactccctctccctcttctgctccgtttctctctcattcactcactctctcaacgcTATGCAAAATTATTAAGGAACGCCAATAACACAGTGGCGGTGATGGATGACAGATTCCCAAATTAGAAATTGCAAAAGGGTACATGATAAACCGTGGTAATGTAATGTTATGTAACAAATTGTAGTGTAAATAAACTGTAATGTAGTGCAAAGAAGTGTActgtaatgtaaaaaaaaggggcGATGGGGAACTTTTGTCCACTGTACAAAAACGAAATCGCATATAAGGCCTTATTTcatcaagtattttttttatattactttccCATTTATTTGAGGATGTCTCTTATTATCGCTGTTGGATTTCTCTCATTGATGTAATACTTTTTTCTCCATATATAGTACTTCTCTTATCAGCCTTTATCGTTATACTCTAATGCTTCTCTTGTGTATTATTATAATCTAATGTTTCTCttgtttatcattatactttgtgttttgtttatttttatgattgaatatttatcttgtttatcattatactctgtgagtgtatatattacacacacacacacacacacacacacacacacacacacacacacacacatatatatatatatatatatatatatatatatatatatatatatatatatatatatacacacacacacacgcacacacacacacatgtatatatatatatatatatatatatatatatatatatatatatatatatatatatatatatatatacacacacacacacacatatacacacacacacacacacacacacacacacacacacacacacacacacacacacacacacacacacacacacacacacacacacacacacacaaatatatatatatatatatatatatatatatatatatatatatatatatatatatacatatatatatatatatatatatgtatatatgtatacatatatatatatatatatatatatatatatatatatatatatatatatatatatatatatatatatacacatatgactaTGCATTTTGTGTATAATTGTGGTGGATACTGAAACAATAAACTGccaatattttcttattatactGAATAAATTATTCATTTTAATAAGTCTTCTACAGTAACGGATTAATTTCAATTTATGCAGCTCGTTACCggtattttttgtctctttcgcgCGCAATAAAGCTAACACGATCCAGCGGAGGGCGAGAATGTCCTTGGTACACCGTTCTGCAGGGTGGCACTCGAAACAACACAGGAACTGTAAGAAAGAATAAGTAGGTTAAAAGTTGGTGAATCACATCAACTGTAGGATCTTAAATTGAATGATTTATATGAGCTGAaagatatatgattttttttatcaatatcattgtatcATTTACCATACACAaaccttatttttacttttaaaaaCAGGAAAGCTTAAGGAAAACTCTccgaagcaagcaagcaaacagaatgaatagataaatacataaataaaagaaaaatagataagtaaataacataagatgatataagaaataaaatttaaaattctCCTCTACTCACTGCGATCCATGGCCGTCCATatgggaagaatgaaggaaaaataaccagcaaagaaagaaattgatTCAAAtccaaaacaacgacaacaacaaaaactcactGAGATCCATAAGTATCCACATCAACGGAAGCGATCTCAATTGAGTAGGAGTTCGAACCGATCCAGAGATCGTTGACAACATACTCGAGCTCGACCTGTGTGCTCGTTATGCCGCCGTTCTGAGGGACAGGCACGATGTGGGTCCTGACGCTCCCTGGCTGTATCCGTTCACGCTCCCACCCGCTGATGGAAGAGAAATGTATTAAGCTTTTTTCTGATGTAATAGTGactttgggagagggagggagggagagagggagagagggagagagggagagagggagagagagagagagagagagagagagagagagagagagagagagagagagagagaatgaatttcctaagtttccttttcattttagcTGATATAGAAGTGACTGAGGGAAAATTAGCTTACGAaatataacattgatgataaataGGCGTTCAAATACAGAAAGTTTAAGATGAACGCAAGTtggatatatacaatattttaAAGGGAGATTAAGAAACGAGGCTGGTGCCAAATCTAACTTCAAGATCTGGCACTCGTTGTCTTCCATGCCAGAGATCTTGACCCTGAGGAAGAGGTCGCCGTGAGCCTCTGTCGAGCCGACAGTTAACGTAGCCTGTAACACGTAACACACGCTGAATAGCTTTTATTGTGCATCGAGGAAAGGAAGAAACCTTATGAACTAAATTTCTGGTTCATTCGTTCCTGTCACATTACTTCTAACTTTATGATGCGTTCCAAAAACCGTGAATGAACGAATATAAGATAACAAAAACAGACTATTAAACTAACCGTGGCCTGCAAGGCAACAAATGGAGCTCCAGTGAGAGTATCCATGTAGAAAGTACCCTCGTTGTTCCGGTCAACATACCAGCCAAGGGTGTTTGTGACACTGAGGCAGTCACCCCTCTGGAGGATTTACAGAGAACGGGTCAATAAACCACCAGAGAAAAGGTATGGCCTGACAAGAatcataatttgtttgtttttcttctcttttggttAGTTAAAGATCGATATTGTCAACGTATCTGATAacctattgtttatttttctgtagaCCCACTGGTCTGTTGAGTTCAATAACCAAGCAAGAGTTTCCTAATTTAACAAGTATATCTAAGTCTCCCCAAAAGGCCCTTAACCTCCTTACCTCGAAATCTTCGTAACTGGCGCACTTGAATCCTAAGAAGTCATTGGCTGATAGAGACTGAATGAAATACTCTGGAGCTCGACTGTGGCTGCAGGCGTCAATGTCATCCAAGGCTAAGAGTAGacgatagtaaataaataaacagtaaagGGTATTACGTCATTGTTATATTATAGAAGAGAGAAGGGCATTATCGTCAGTCTGACATCACTTGTTCACAGCTCTCGACTAAGGATGAAAATAAGACGCCAATTCTACTTACTCAATATTGCTCCCTGGCAAAAGAGTGCGATATAATCTTTAAAGTTATGTCTATGACATCACAATCGCAACAGGGAGAATAACAACGattgaaaatgaaagaagataaaaccaaatgaaaaaaagtagaatAGAATGAAATtgaattaaatgaaataaaataaaataaaatgaaatgaaataaaatgaaatgaaatagaacaGAATGAAATGaatttaaataatataaaatgaaatgaaatagactagaatagattagaataaaaaaaaaaaacagcaaaaagaaagaaagaaagaaagaaagaaagaaaaaataacgaaacaccACTCACTGAGATCGGCCAGATTCTCCAGCACTTCGTCGATCAGTTTGGGACAACCGCGCTGATCGTGTCCGCCGCAGGGATAGAAGTCCACGTGGCCCACGGGGTCCAGGAAGGACAGGTGGCCCGTCAGGAGGGGGCCGCTGTTCGTATGGATCACGTCCACGAAGGAGGCGTCGCTGGGGTCCAGGCGGTCTTGCAGGGGAGCCTCGCCGAAGAGGGGGTAGGCGGGGTCCAGACCTGAGGGCGGGAGGGGCGATGGAGGGCGGAGTGactggcatatatatgtatatatatatatatatatatatatatatatatatatatatatatatatatataagtatgtatatatatatgtatatacatatatatcaacatagatagataaataggtagatagatagatacacagacagatagatagagagagagagagagagagagagagacagtcagccagagacagacatagacacatcgACAGAGCCAGAAGAAAAACCCGAAGATGTGATCTCAGCGTAGTACGACCCCCGACCTGTCCTTCTGCACACTTCCCAGGTCGCGGGTCGTGTTGCCAAGCCTGCTCCCAACCGCCCTTCTCACCTGTAATCCTGTCAACCGTCTTGAAGTTGTGGCCGGCGACGCCCATGACCTGAGCCCCGAGAGAGAAGCCAATAAGGTGGACGTCCGAGGGAGAAAGTCCCCCTCGACGCTTCAAGTCGTTCAGGAGACTCGCCAGTTCCTTCCCGATGAAGGACGTGTCGGCGGCGGCCAGGTCGTACCTCGGAGCGGCCGCAAGGGTCTTAAAGTTTACTCTTATCACATTCGCGTCAATCTGTTGAAGGAAGGAAGATTTCTTAGAGTTTTGAGAAAAGTTGTGCGTTTTCCTTTGAGGCTGAAACGGTCACTTTAGTATAGCTTGTGAGGTTGTATAATATATTTTGTAGAATGATCTGAGTTGAAGACCACTTGTGAGGTTTTATGGTGTAAATATACTTTGCCTAGATATCTGGGTTTATTATACGTATTTTTGTGATGTTGAATCAAGTAATCATATCTATTTCATATCTACAGGTCATCATCATATTGTAAAATCTATATAGAAAAATGTTTCACAGGCAACactgataaaacagaaaaaatgaaaagaggaaaatcgGTCCATAGGAGTTACAATCTCTCCTTGCttccgaaagagagagtgagagagagagagagagagagagagagagagaaagagagagagagaaagagagagagagagagagagagagagagagagagagagagggagagagagagagagagatagggagagagagagagagagagagagaggagagagagagagagagagagagagagagagagagagagagagagagagagagagagagagagagagagagagagagagagagagagagagagagagagagagagagaaactgtaaagagaaaaaaaaatgaaataaaaaaaacaagaaaaaagagacaaaaaaacgagaaaaaaacccaaaaacccaaaaacaaaaacaacgaaatagaAAATACCAATAAGaactagaagaaaaaacaaaaccaaaacccaaaaaaggaaaaagcgaatAGAAACCCACCACATCCAGCACCAGATCCTTCACAGCGTTCATCCACACCGAATTATAGCCATCCTCCTGAAAGCCGTGGGCGATGGCGACCGTCCTGCGAGTGCCGTCGAAGAAGGGGTCGAGGCTCGTGTCGGTGTAGTGGATGTCGACGCCGTCGTTGCGGTTCGACCTTGGAGCAGAGGGAGTGGTCAAAGGAGTGGTCGAAGGAGTGGCCGAGGGAGTGGTCAAAGGAGTGGTCGAAGGAGTGGCCGAGGGAGTGGTCAAAGGAGTGGTCGAAGGGGTGGTCAAAGGAGTGGTCGAAGGGGAGGCCGTGGGAGTGGTCAAAGGAGTGGTCGAAGGAGTGGCCGAGGGAGTGGTCAAAGGAGTGGTCGAAGGGGAGGCCGTGGGAGTGGTCAAAGGAGTGGTCGAAGGAGTGGCCGAGGGAGTGGTCAAAGGAGTGGTCGAAggagtggtggaaggggaggccGTGGGAGTGGCCGAAGGGGTGGTCAAAGGAGTGGTCGAAGGGGTGGCCGAGGGATTAGAAAacaaggtggaggtgaaggagggagaggagttgtcGGAGGAGTGGTCGATGGAGTGGCCGAGGGAGTGGTCGAAGGGGAGGCCGTGGGAGTGGTCGAAGGAGTGGCCAAAGGAGTGGCCGAGGGAGTGGTCAAAGGAGTGGCCGAAGGAGTG
Coding sequences:
- the LOC113810077 gene encoding pancreatic lipase-related protein 2 isoform X2: MASAVVCAVLVGLLHLSCASQSDPVPEDVSFTLFSRSNRNDGVDIHYTDTSLDPFFDGTRRTVAIAHGFQEDGYNSVWMNAVKDLVLDVIDANVIRVNFKTLAAAPRYDLAAADTSFIGKELASLLNDLKRRGGLSPSDVHLIGFSLGAQVMGVAGHNFKTVDRITGLDPAYPLFGEAPLQDRLDPSDASFVDVIHTNSGPLLTGHLSFLDPVGHVDFYPCGGHDQRGCPKLIDEVLENLADLTLDDIDACSHSRAPEYFIQSLSANDFLGFKCASYEDFERGDCLSVTNTLGWYVDRNNEGTFYMDTLTGAPFVALQATATLTVGSTEAHGDLFLRVKISGMEDNECQILNGWERERIQPGSVRTHIVPVPQNGGITSTQVELEYVVNDLWIGSNSYSIEIASVDVDTYGSHSCVVSSATLQNGVPRTFSPSAGSC
- the LOC113810077 gene encoding pancreatic lipase-related protein 2 isoform X1 produces the protein MLVRDRQALLVGIKMASAVVCAVLVGLLHLSCASQSDPVPEDVSFTLFSRSNRNDGVDIHYTDTSLDPFFDGTRRTVAIAHGFQEDGYNSVWMNAVKDLVLDVIDANVIRVNFKTLAAAPRYDLAAADTSFIGKELASLLNDLKRRGGLSPSDVHLIGFSLGAQVMGVAGHNFKTVDRITGLDPAYPLFGEAPLQDRLDPSDASFVDVIHTNSGPLLTGHLSFLDPVGHVDFYPCGGHDQRGCPKLIDEVLENLADLTLDDIDACSHSRAPEYFIQSLSANDFLGFKCASYEDFERGDCLSVTNTLGWYVDRNNEGTFYMDTLTGAPFVALQATATLTVGSTEAHGDLFLRVKISGMEDNECQILNGWERERIQPGSVRTHIVPVPQNGGITSTQVELEYVVNDLWIGSNSYSIEIASVDVDTYGSHSCVVSSATLQNGVPRTFSPSAGSC